One genomic segment of Erythrobacter sp. THAF29 includes these proteins:
- a CDS encoding biliverdin-producing heme oxygenase, translating to MRKAGGWDTLENYARFLKLQHAARQPVEAWLGLNAHSRDRPPNQTGLIAQDLAQLGLAPLATDETFAIAGTRTGQEDDLALGVAWVLAGSSLGNLSIAGEIRRCGNAQWPTAFLSDPAMLEFWKRLRAKLENSASEARIDAASRAAIAVFDHFLTHTKRPATARTAAVAEA from the coding sequence ATGCGAAAGGCAGGTGGCTGGGACACGCTTGAGAATTACGCGCGGTTCTTGAAGCTCCAGCACGCGGCGAGGCAACCCGTCGAGGCATGGTTGGGCCTCAACGCACATTCCAGGGACCGCCCTCCCAATCAAACCGGGCTCATCGCGCAAGATCTGGCCCAGCTTGGCCTAGCGCCGCTCGCGACGGACGAAACATTCGCGATCGCCGGAACGCGAACCGGGCAAGAGGACGATCTCGCACTCGGTGTTGCATGGGTGCTTGCCGGATCCTCTCTCGGCAATCTCTCTATCGCTGGCGAAATCCGGCGTTGCGGTAATGCGCAATGGCCGACAGCTTTCCTCTCCGATCCCGCCATGCTGGAATTCTGGAAGAGGCTGCGGGCGAAGCTTGAGAATTCGGCCAGCGAGGCTCGCATCGACGCCGCGTCGCGAGCCGCCATTGCCGTTTTCGATCACTTTCTCACCCATACAAAGCGTCCTGCGACGGCGCGGACAGCAGCTGTCGCGGAGGCCTGA